In Deinococcus psychrotolerans, a genomic segment contains:
- a CDS encoding vWA domain-containing protein, whose amino-acid sequence MTIHARVTRYSKFESELDNVDSGELMQMIQEALLGQGMNDPYDPDPNARPSMDDLFDAILNALAERNLIPEDMLAEAMQGEGEIQESRLGQQIQKMMDKLQQDGFIRKEFEDGEGGGAGESGESKFQLTDKSIDFLGYKSLRDLMGGMGRSSAGAHDTRDYSSGIDMMGELKSYEFGDTLNLDTTATLSNVIAKGLENAEQEDLIVRQSEYSSSAATVVLLDCSHSMILYGEDRFTPAKQVALALAHLIRTQYPGDTLKFVLFHDSAEEVPLAKLAQAQIGPYHTNTAGGLRLAQQLLKRENKDMKQIVMITDGKPSALTLPDGRIYKNAYGLDPYVLGATLREVANCRRSGIQVNTFMLARDPDLVSFVRRVSEMTRGKAYFTTPTNIGQYVLMDYMSNKTKVVN is encoded by the coding sequence ATGACCATTCACGCCCGCGTGACCCGCTACAGCAAATTTGAAAGTGAACTCGACAATGTCGACAGCGGCGAGCTGATGCAGATGATTCAAGAAGCGCTCTTGGGACAGGGCATGAACGACCCCTACGACCCTGATCCCAACGCCCGCCCCAGCATGGACGACCTTTTTGACGCCATTCTCAACGCGCTGGCCGAGCGCAACCTGATTCCCGAAGACATGCTGGCCGAAGCCATGCAGGGCGAGGGTGAAATTCAGGAATCGAGACTGGGCCAGCAGATTCAGAAGATGATGGACAAGCTCCAGCAAGACGGCTTTATTCGCAAGGAGTTCGAGGACGGTGAGGGCGGCGGCGCGGGCGAAAGCGGCGAGAGCAAGTTTCAGCTCACCGACAAGAGCATCGACTTTCTGGGTTACAAGTCCCTGCGCGACTTGATGGGCGGAATGGGCCGCAGCAGCGCCGGAGCGCACGACACCCGCGACTACTCGTCGGGCATCGACATGATGGGCGAACTCAAAAGCTACGAGTTTGGCGATACCCTCAACCTCGACACCACCGCCACCCTGAGCAACGTGATCGCCAAGGGTTTGGAGAACGCCGAGCAGGAAGACCTGATTGTGCGCCAAAGCGAGTACAGCTCCTCAGCGGCCACAGTTGTGCTGCTCGACTGCTCGCACAGCATGATCCTCTACGGCGAAGACCGCTTTACGCCCGCCAAGCAGGTTGCTTTGGCGCTGGCCCACCTGATCCGCACCCAGTACCCCGGCGACACCCTCAAGTTCGTGCTGTTTCACGACAGCGCTGAGGAAGTGCCACTGGCCAAACTCGCTCAGGCCCAGATCGGGCCGTATCACACCAACACGGCGGGCGGGCTGCGGCTGGCCCAGCAACTGCTCAAGCGCGAAAACAAAGACATGAAGCAGATCGTGATGATCACCGACGGCAAGCCCAGTGCGCTGACCCTGCCCGACGGACGCATCTATAAAAATGCTTACGGCCTCGACCCTTACGTGCTGGGCGCGACCCTGCGCGAGGTGGCCAACTGCCGCCGCAGCGGGATTCAGGTCAACACCTTCATGCTGGCCCGCGACCCCGATCTGGTCAGCTTCGTGCGGCGAGTCTCGGAAATGACGCGCGGCAAGGCCTACTTCACCACTCCGACCAACATCGGCCAGTATGTACTGATGGATTACATGAGCAACAAAACCAAAGTGGTGAACTGA
- a CDS encoding N-acetylmuramoyl-L-alanine amidase, whose amino-acid sequence MTRFVLSLFLAMCGCFSAAAPRIGSHDGYTRLVFELPAKTSLPTSGQLSGQTYTVQLSRALPSESGVINAPGLSRWIIQGQRITLNLRGGGVPKLSALPAAAGQAARLSIDVPISAKTFADKKVTRPTSLSSPVTVVIDPGHGGVFPGMSSQWVVEKNITMDVALRVRSKLEARGVKVILTRSGDTQISTNLATDLDARSRLANNGKVGAFISIHVNAGGSGAQGIETYYFGAPMAGSSRSLAVEENGGGSLGLELTKRASTTAQNLLGDLVAQAKLTFSRDLAAKVQQNLVQATGAVNRGVRSDTFVVILHPTTPAILTEIGFGTSPTEGPKLASAAYRDQIAGAIAGAIASYLHVP is encoded by the coding sequence GTGACGCGTTTCGTATTGAGTTTGTTTCTGGCCATGTGTGGTTGTTTCAGCGCGGCGGCTCCCCGAATTGGCAGCCATGACGGCTACACCCGCCTGGTGTTTGAGCTGCCTGCCAAGACCAGCCTGCCGACCAGCGGCCAGCTCAGCGGCCAAACCTATACCGTGCAGCTCAGCCGCGCTCTGCCCAGCGAGTCGGGCGTAATCAATGCGCCGGGGCTAAGCCGCTGGATCATTCAAGGCCAGCGCATCACCCTGAATCTGCGCGGCGGTGGAGTACCCAAGCTCTCGGCGCTGCCCGCCGCTGCTGGGCAAGCCGCCCGCCTTAGCATTGACGTGCCGATCAGTGCCAAGACCTTTGCCGATAAAAAAGTCACCCGCCCTACCTCACTGAGTTCGCCAGTCACGGTGGTGATTGATCCGGGTCACGGCGGGGTCTTTCCGGGGATGTCGAGTCAGTGGGTTGTCGAAAAAAACATCACGATGGACGTGGCCCTGCGGGTACGCAGCAAATTGGAAGCGCGGGGCGTCAAGGTCATCTTGACCCGCAGCGGCGATACCCAGATCAGCACCAACCTCGCGACCGATCTCGACGCCCGCTCGCGGCTGGCCAACAACGGCAAAGTGGGAGCGTTTATCAGCATTCACGTCAATGCGGGCGGCTCCGGCGCTCAGGGCATAGAGACGTATTACTTCGGAGCGCCGATGGCGGGCAGCAGCCGCAGCTTGGCCGTGGAAGAAAACGGCGGCGGCAGTTTGGGTCTGGAGCTGACCAAGCGGGCCAGCACCACCGCCCAAAATCTGCTGGGCGACCTCGTGGCGCAGGCCAAGCTGACCTTCTCGCGGGACTTGGCCGCCAAAGTGCAGCAAAATCTGGTGCAGGCCACCGGAGCCGTCAACCGGGGCGTGCGTTCAGATACCTTCGTGGTGATCTTGCACCCCACTACTCCCGCCATCCTGACTGAAATTGGTTTTGGCACTAGCCCCACCGAAGGCCCCAAACTCGCCTCAGCCGCTTACCGCGACCAGATTGCCGGAGCGATTGCCGGAGCGATTGCGTCGTATCTGCACGTGCCTTAA
- the ybeY gene encoding rRNA maturation RNase YbeY, with translation MIDLIVHKKPPAGLRPALRSSLTAAMRHFEVEHKEVTVVLVSDTAIRALKLEHWGEDSATDVLSFPTYEPGDPFVPPHLGDIIISLDTAQRQAEARGHSLTYEVALLASHGLTHLVGFDHPHAEGLGFEEGAQGGEWQVFHAAWDAARAGLLSQAQSQSTAPPSTAP, from the coding sequence GTGATTGACCTGATCGTCCACAAAAAGCCGCCAGCGGGCCTGCGTCCGGCGCTGCGCTCGTCTCTCACGGCCGCCATGCGCCACTTTGAAGTGGAGCACAAAGAAGTAACGGTGGTGCTGGTTTCGGACACGGCGATTCGGGCGCTCAAACTCGAACATTGGGGCGAGGACAGCGCCACCGACGTGCTGAGTTTTCCGACTTACGAGCCGGGCGACCCGTTCGTGCCGCCGCATTTGGGCGACATCATCATCAGCTTGGACACCGCCCAGCGCCAAGCCGAGGCACGCGGCCACAGCTTGACCTACGAGGTGGCTTTGCTGGCCAGTCACGGCCTGACCCACTTGGTCGGTTTCGACCACCCGCACGCCGAGGGGCTGGGTTTCGAGGAAGGAGCGCAGGGGGGAGAGTGGCAAGTGTTCCACGCGGCTTGGGACGCAGCCCGCGCTGGCCTGCTTAGTCAAGCTCAATCCCAGTCAACTGCTCCCCCTTCAACTGCGCCGTGA
- a CDS encoding isopeptide-forming domain-containing fimbrial protein, translating into MRTAFQSILPLLCLWTGLASAQTQPQPVPAGTQIVNQATGNYKDLLAGDQTSRSNIVKTSISPVCSVSVLASTQALGYQPGRPLAFAFTVSNNGNDRYSFGLQGKTTPPLGAVRLYRDAAPLGIRDAGDALLTAPEQLSLNAGEAQSLLLEVDVPANASGQISGLLSAACSNGGTATTGQQTARPGAQLELSKSFSAASVQPNGDVTVTLRAVNSGEFDAQNVIVEDLFEQSLNAGNKNFELVPGSAAPTLGSEQVASGVRWRVPLLARQQALSFSFRLRALPGVKVGQLINQATAQGQDAQGNALPTAQAQAAIAVRPPPQIALGPAKNAQAAPGGEGSASDRQSQSGVLQNQEVCFEHELQNLGPDTDNLSVAAQAGAPNAVFRTLGGAAQVFPVTLAPNQTAAFLACYRAAGNQPFEARLTATSTAQAQSNSTIDAVVSFVVPGVALGPVNAPEAPELSESDTQSQPLALVGKPNCFEQTLKNTGTNPDSYTISASSVQGAATTEIKAEQPLNLAPGASVTFTVCFTPLQPGTLEVLLTATSKYGPINLTRDRVLNVVLPQIALGPIGNPQANPGGEGSADDLQVRDNGLLNQRLCFSQTVSNLASVPDQLSLGGQVDLGTAELTLENLDGSPLVQPVALTAAGQPGDHLDFRVCVTPSASASGAAAALQLTLKATSALGAAPNVTRDQVVSLYSGLPRLTKVVDQTRGTPVAQGQRLTYSLKSENPFPFALAQITVQDTLSDYLDPATLEISDGGRLEGKTVIWTLDHLDPQSARTLTVSAKVKQDAPDGVLVVNRFVFSSREVQTPTPSNEVESLIWSATLTLDKRSDSAQVDVGGELGWILHVHNTSKSAALIDLMLNDTLPTGLSFVPGSAKLDGQPLTDPVIQGQLLHFSLPTPIKANATVTLTFRTRVGVDSPEIIINSAQVEGKGQDTLTAALTAVSSNVAKSQVVRINPRVFAPRGELLGRVYLDLNGDASFTFGQDLPLANARLILADGRSVLTDKEGRYHFQSLPEGMWGLRLDPNSVPFVPERDVNDGGLLGSRNMSVFALTVADFPLEKPQGDIYAERVTTLRVGSAVLSKSMLQMSLNTFQVTLSLQTPQALSQLHILDPLPTGASMTDGASELRLDVPAGQQQWRYTFEWSGKALPTLTDPQMDWRYP; encoded by the coding sequence GTGCGAACAGCGTTTCAATCCATTCTCCCTCTACTGTGCTTGTGGACCGGGCTGGCCTCTGCCCAGACCCAGCCGCAGCCGGTGCCTGCCGGAACACAGATCGTCAACCAGGCCACTGGCAATTACAAAGACCTGCTAGCCGGTGACCAGACCAGTCGGTCCAACATCGTCAAGACCAGCATCTCTCCGGTGTGCAGCGTTTCGGTACTGGCAAGCACTCAGGCGCTGGGCTATCAGCCGGGCCGCCCACTGGCCTTTGCCTTCACTGTCAGCAACAACGGCAATGACCGCTACAGCTTCGGCCTCCAGGGCAAAACCACACCGCCACTTGGCGCAGTCAGGCTCTACCGCGACGCTGCGCCCCTGGGCATCAGAGACGCGGGCGACGCATTGCTGACCGCGCCGGAGCAGCTCAGCCTGAACGCCGGTGAGGCCCAGTCGCTGCTGCTCGAAGTCGATGTCCCTGCCAATGCCAGCGGTCAGATCAGCGGCCTCCTCAGTGCTGCCTGCTCGAATGGCGGCACGGCCACCACCGGACAGCAGACCGCCCGGCCCGGCGCACAGCTGGAATTGTCTAAGAGCTTCTCTGCCGCCTCTGTGCAACCCAATGGTGACGTGACGGTGACCCTGCGGGCCGTGAACAGCGGCGAATTCGACGCCCAGAACGTGATCGTTGAAGACCTCTTTGAGCAAAGTCTCAACGCCGGAAACAAGAACTTTGAACTGGTTCCTGGCAGCGCCGCTCCCACGCTCGGCTCTGAGCAGGTCGCCTCGGGTGTGCGCTGGCGGGTACCGCTGCTGGCACGTCAGCAGGCCCTAAGCTTTAGCTTTCGGCTGCGTGCCCTGCCCGGCGTCAAGGTAGGTCAGCTGATCAACCAGGCCACCGCCCAGGGCCAGGATGCCCAGGGCAACGCGCTGCCCACCGCTCAGGCGCAGGCTGCTATCGCCGTGCGTCCGCCGCCGCAGATTGCGCTGGGGCCAGCCAAAAACGCCCAGGCCGCTCCCGGCGGCGAGGGCAGCGCCTCGGACCGGCAAAGCCAGAGTGGCGTCTTGCAAAATCAGGAGGTCTGCTTTGAGCACGAGCTGCAAAACCTCGGCCCTGACACTGACAACCTGAGCGTCGCGGCGCAGGCGGGCGCACCGAATGCCGTCTTTCGGACTCTCGGCGGCGCAGCACAGGTGTTCCCGGTGACCCTGGCTCCCAACCAGACTGCCGCTTTCCTGGCCTGCTACCGCGCCGCTGGCAATCAGCCGTTCGAGGCCCGTTTGACGGCCACCAGCACGGCCCAGGCCCAGTCCAATTCGACCATCGACGCCGTGGTGAGTTTCGTGGTGCCAGGCGTGGCCCTCGGCCCGGTCAACGCGCCGGAAGCGCCGGAGCTGAGCGAGAGTGACACCCAGAGCCAGCCTCTGGCCCTGGTCGGCAAGCCCAACTGCTTTGAGCAGACCCTCAAGAACACCGGCACCAACCCGGACAGCTATACCATCAGCGCCAGTTCGGTGCAGGGCGCGGCCACCACCGAGATCAAGGCTGAGCAGCCTCTGAATCTGGCTCCCGGTGCGAGCGTGACCTTCACGGTGTGCTTCACCCCGCTGCAACCCGGCACACTGGAAGTGCTGCTGACCGCCACCTCGAAGTACGGCCCGATCAACCTCACCCGTGACCGCGTTCTGAATGTGGTGTTGCCGCAAATCGCGCTCGGCCCCATCGGTAATCCGCAGGCCAACCCTGGCGGCGAGGGCAGCGCCGATGACCTTCAGGTGCGTGACAACGGCCTTCTCAACCAGCGGCTGTGTTTCTCCCAGACGGTCAGCAATCTGGCCTCCGTACCGGATCAACTCAGTCTCGGCGGCCAGGTTGATCTGGGCACAGCTGAACTGACCCTGGAAAACCTCGACGGCAGCCCCCTGGTTCAGCCGGTCGCACTCACCGCCGCTGGTCAGCCGGGCGACCACCTCGATTTCCGCGTCTGTGTCACGCCCAGCGCTTCGGCGAGCGGCGCGGCGGCGGCCCTGCAACTGACGCTCAAGGCCACCTCGGCGCTGGGCGCTGCGCCCAATGTCACCCGCGATCAGGTTGTCAGCCTCTACAGTGGCCTGCCGCGCCTGACCAAAGTGGTCGATCAGACCAGGGGCACCCCAGTGGCCCAGGGCCAGCGGCTGACCTACAGCCTCAAGTCCGAGAATCCTTTCCCCTTTGCGCTCGCGCAGATCACGGTGCAGGACACGCTCAGCGACTACCTCGACCCGGCCACGCTGGAGATCTCCGATGGTGGCCGCCTGGAAGGGAAGACGGTCATCTGGACGCTCGATCACCTCGATCCTCAGAGCGCCCGCACCCTGACGGTCAGTGCCAAGGTCAAACAGGACGCTCCCGACGGTGTGCTGGTGGTTAACCGCTTCGTCTTCAGCAGCCGAGAAGTGCAGACACCGACGCCTTCCAACGAGGTTGAGAGCCTGATCTGGAGCGCGACGTTGACCCTCGATAAGCGCTCCGATAGCGCTCAGGTGGATGTTGGCGGCGAGCTGGGCTGGATCCTGCACGTCCACAACACCTCCAAGAGCGCCGCCCTGATTGACCTGATGCTCAACGACACCCTGCCGACTGGCCTGAGCTTTGTGCCGGGGAGCGCCAAGCTCGACGGCCAGCCACTGACAGACCCGGTGATCCAGGGTCAGCTGCTGCACTTCAGCTTGCCGACACCCATCAAGGCGAACGCTACCGTGACCCTGACGTTCCGCACCCGGGTGGGTGTCGACAGCCCCGAGATCATCATCAACTCGGCCCAGGTTGAGGGCAAAGGCCAGGACACCCTGACCGCCGCCCTGACTGCTGTATCTTCCAACGTCGCCAAGAGCCAAGTGGTCCGGATCAATCCGCGTGTCTTCGCGCCGCGCGGCGAGTTGCTGGGCCGGGTTTATCTCGACCTCAACGGGGACGCGTCCTTTACGTTCGGCCAGGATCTGCCGCTGGCCAATGCCCGCCTGATCCTGGCGGATGGCCGCAGCGTCCTGACCGACAAGGAGGGGCGTTACCACTTCCAGAGTTTGCCCGAGGGCATGTGGGGGCTGCGTCTCGATCCTAACTCGGTGCCGTTCGTGCCGGAACGTGACGTCAATGATGGAGGCCTGCTGGGCAGCCGCAACATGTCGGTCTTCGCTCTGACGGTTGCCGACTTCCCGCTCGAAAAGCCGCAGGGTGACATTTATGCCGAGCGCGTCACCACCTTGCGGGTCGGAAGCGCCGTGCTGAGCAAGTCGATGCTGCAAATGAGCCTCAATACCTTCCAGGTCACCTTAAGCTTACAAACGCCCCAGGCCCTGAGCCAGCTCCACATTCTCGATCCTCT
- a CDS encoding DUF11 domain-containing protein → MNRFKHLALLVGLAMGSALAVGTAPGTNITNTASATYTDPDAATQSTTSNMVTTTVQPKGGFSITLDQTSQTTPSIGNDNSIDGTLKLTGSAGQKVIYTYTVANDGNYDDTYNLTTTLAAGATVAGLSASNYSFTSDLAGTIPITSVAVAAGVSKTFYMVVTVPVGAINGQFAYADPVGTATVTSVPKVGGGTFTVPLAGESNNNFQYNKLTVNPSASLAATKTVTKYYTSYTSPSVNTPQTLASGYKPKIGDYIEYSITASNSSTTNDAGNVVVTDVLPSGTTYTAASFTTGTGTVVNASNTLTITPDFGIIAKSSSIAITVVARITALKDISATPDGINDPVVNSATVAYKDPTLPATSTNTSSGPTNVAGVGVGPLAFATGTASGTITTTESAPNAAGLTVTRSGTGIANDGSGAPGDDTSTIASAVVNANGTTTDIVFPGTVKNIGTATDTFILSSTFTSNNTGGTPTVAYYSDEAANTPITGPISLMPGAFANYYVKVTLPAATPTYTGTALNPAVGLTVTATSTNNAGVSDVTKDALTSTDRRSTLVGNNDNTKTPVIDNNGAPDLTKLVKNVTPNGSAQTVSYPVDLVNTGATSDTVTLSGTVLIPTVTTPGGVSTTVQYYTTTDGVTPGTLITSTTVPAGTEQTILAVVTVPANAVPTTGTTGLALNQTFTSTQNGAVTFNPDTTNTGTFTKGDLLTIGTNNSFTFTADNFSRITAVGSVIYAHTLTNTSANTTITGGSFGVALDTNRTSTANFTGSGLSDTGSSLDSGTQTDFVLTYSSTIGGTYTSSLPAISTLAPGASQTVYVKVVNTNDNNVSAVNDVVFQAAPTFNLGTNPAAQYVEDVTLVRLNGFAGTPTDPSTPADYALKPLKTVKTCADAACTVVNDASGATAQPGNYLQYTIVTKNNRLSAADLKNVFVIDIVPSNTTFTSLSATSDQTGNILYSTDGGGSWLVTAPTSVATTVFRIGLNTNGDAVIDGSDVLNTGKTITVIFTVKVN, encoded by the coding sequence ATGAACCGATTCAAACACCTTGCCCTACTCGTCGGCCTCGCCATGGGGTCGGCCCTTGCCGTTGGTACTGCGCCCGGCACCAACATCACCAACACCGCGTCGGCCACCTATACCGACCCCGATGCCGCAACCCAGAGCACCACTTCCAACATGGTCACGACCACGGTGCAGCCCAAGGGCGGCTTCTCGATCACGCTCGACCAGACTTCACAGACCACTCCAAGCATTGGCAATGACAACAGCATTGACGGCACCCTCAAGCTCACCGGGTCGGCTGGACAGAAGGTCATCTACACCTACACCGTTGCCAACGACGGTAACTACGACGATACCTACAACCTGACGACCACGCTGGCCGCTGGCGCTACCGTCGCTGGCCTGAGCGCCAGCAACTACAGCTTCACCTCGGATTTGGCTGGCACTATCCCCATCACCAGCGTTGCGGTGGCGGCGGGCGTGTCCAAGACCTTCTACATGGTCGTGACGGTGCCAGTTGGAGCCATCAACGGTCAGTTCGCCTACGCCGATCCTGTCGGGACGGCCACCGTGACCAGCGTGCCCAAAGTCGGCGGCGGAACCTTTACAGTGCCGCTGGCGGGTGAATCGAACAACAACTTCCAATACAACAAGTTGACCGTCAATCCCAGCGCCTCGCTGGCCGCCACCAAGACGGTGACCAAATACTACACGTCCTACACGTCACCGAGCGTCAACACTCCCCAGACCCTGGCTTCGGGTTACAAGCCCAAGATCGGCGACTACATCGAGTACTCGATCACGGCTTCTAACTCCTCGACCACCAACGATGCGGGCAATGTCGTGGTGACGGACGTGCTGCCGAGTGGAACCACCTACACCGCTGCCAGCTTCACCACCGGAACCGGTACGGTGGTCAACGCCAGCAACACCCTGACCATCACACCGGACTTCGGCATCATCGCCAAGTCATCGAGCATCGCCATCACAGTGGTGGCGCGAATCACGGCGCTGAAAGATATCTCTGCCACTCCCGACGGTATCAACGATCCGGTGGTCAACAGCGCGACCGTCGCCTACAAAGACCCCACGTTGCCTGCGACCAGCACCAACACTTCCTCTGGCCCCACCAACGTGGCTGGCGTGGGTGTCGGTCCCCTGGCATTTGCCACTGGCACGGCGTCAGGCACGATTACCACCACCGAGTCAGCTCCCAACGCTGCTGGCCTGACCGTCACCCGCTCCGGCACCGGCATCGCCAACGACGGCAGCGGCGCTCCTGGCGACGACACCTCGACAATTGCCAGTGCCGTGGTGAATGCCAACGGCACCACCACCGACATCGTCTTCCCCGGCACGGTCAAGAACATCGGTACGGCGACCGATACCTTCATCCTCTCGAGCACCTTCACCAGCAACAACACCGGCGGCACACCCACCGTCGCCTACTACAGCGATGAGGCGGCCAACACCCCCATCACCGGACCCATCAGCCTGATGCCTGGTGCATTCGCCAACTACTACGTCAAGGTGACGCTGCCCGCCGCGACCCCCACGTATACCGGCACCGCCCTCAACCCCGCCGTGGGCCTGACCGTTACGGCGACCTCGACCAACAATGCCGGTGTCAGCGACGTGACCAAAGACGCGCTGACCTCCACCGATCGCCGCTCCACTCTGGTGGGCAACAACGACAACACCAAAACGCCGGTCATCGACAACAACGGTGCGCCTGACCTGACCAAGCTGGTCAAGAACGTCACGCCCAACGGCTCGGCCCAGACCGTCAGCTACCCGGTTGACCTGGTCAACACTGGCGCGACCAGCGACACCGTGACCCTGTCAGGCACCGTCCTCATCCCCACTGTCACCACCCCCGGCGGCGTGAGCACCACCGTCCAGTACTACACCACCACCGACGGCGTGACGCCGGGAACGCTGATCACGTCGACCACTGTGCCTGCTGGCACGGAGCAGACCATCCTGGCCGTGGTGACGGTGCCTGCCAATGCCGTGCCGACCACCGGCACCACCGGCCTGGCGCTCAATCAGACCTTCACCTCGACCCAGAACGGGGCCGTCACCTTCAACCCCGATACCACCAACACTGGCACCTTCACCAAGGGCGACCTGCTGACCATCGGTACCAACAACAGCTTCACCTTCACAGCAGACAACTTCTCGCGCATCACGGCCGTCGGCTCGGTGATCTACGCCCACACCCTGACCAACACCAGTGCCAACACCACTATCACCGGCGGCAGCTTCGGCGTGGCGCTCGACACCAACCGCACGTCCACCGCCAACTTCACTGGTTCGGGCCTCAGCGACACCGGCTCCTCGCTCGACAGCGGCACCCAGACCGACTTCGTGCTCACCTATTCGTCGACGATTGGCGGCACCTACACCAGCAGCCTTCCGGCCATCTCGACCCTCGCGCCGGGTGCCAGCCAGACCGTGTACGTCAAGGTGGTCAACACCAACGATAACAACGTCAGCGCGGTCAACGACGTGGTGTTCCAGGCAGCCCCGACCTTCAATCTGGGAACGAATCCGGCGGCCCAGTACGTCGAGGACGTGACGCTGGTCAGGCTGAATGGATTTGCTGGCACGCCCACCGATCCGTCCACGCCTGCCGATTACGCCCTCAAGCCGCTCAAGACCGTCAAGACCTGCGCCGACGCAGCCTGCACCGTTGTTAACGATGCTTCCGGTGCTACGGCCCAGCCCGGCAACTACCTCCAGTACACCATCGTCACCAAGAACAACCGCCTGAGCGCCGCTGACTTGAAAAACGTCTTCGTGATTGACATTGTGCCGTCCAACACCACTTTCACCAGCCTGAGCGCCACCTCGGATCAAACCGGCAACATCCTCTACTCCACAGACGGAGGCGGTTCGTGGCTCGTCACGGCCCCCACGAGTGTGGCCACTACCGTGTTCCGGATCGGCCTCAACACCAACGGCGACGCCGTTATTGACGGCAGTGATGTGCTCAATACGGGCAAGACCATCACCGTTATTTTCACGGTCAAAGTGAACTAA
- a CDS encoding diacylglycerol kinase, with translation MKPPPAASTSALSWRRWQRSAGFAWAGLRHTWQTQANFRVEVVLGSLAATLCWALRVSPAPVLLCCALVLSLELVNTALEALTDLISPEQHPAAKIAKDAAAGAVLLASVISVVVGLAVFVPPLWRVFSPFALSLPR, from the coding sequence GTGAAGCCCCCGCCTGCCGCTTCCACTTCAGCGCTGAGTTGGCGGCGCTGGCAGCGTTCGGCGGGCTTTGCTTGGGCTGGCCTACGCCACACTTGGCAAACCCAAGCCAACTTCAGGGTTGAAGTGGTGCTGGGGAGCTTGGCTGCGACGCTGTGCTGGGCGCTGCGCGTCTCCCCCGCTCCGGTGCTGCTGTGCTGCGCCTTGGTGCTGAGCTTAGAGCTCGTCAACACCGCCCTGGAAGCCCTTACGGATCTGATCAGCCCCGAGCAGCACCCCGCCGCCAAGATCGCCAAAGACGCGGCGGCGGGCGCGGTGCTGCTGGCGAGCGTCATCAGCGTGGTGGTGGGCCTAGCTGTTTTTGTGCCGCCACTTTGGCGCGTCTTCTCGCCGTTTGCCTTGTCACTGCCGCGTTGA